Below is a genomic region from Brassica oleracea var. oleracea cultivar TO1000 chromosome C9, BOL, whole genome shotgun sequence.
TTATTATTCCGGCCTTCCATAAATACCATAATATCCATGCAAATTGGTGGTCATCCATCTTTGGATTGACTCTCCAAAAAAGTTGATCCATATTACCAAATAAAGAACAAGTAGGAAAAATGTCGGGACTCGATGGTATTTTAGATAAAGCCCACACTTGACGTGCTGGAGGACATTCAAAAAACACATGATTTATTGTTTCTTCCGGATCTCCACATCTAGCATAACATATATCCCTTGTATTCCTCTCGCTCTAAGATTCTTCATTACCGCTATACAACCTGAAAGGAGTTGCCATAAAAAAATGCTTTATCTTGGGCGGGCACCGCACTTCCCAACAGAAGGATTTTAGTATCTCCACTGTGGGTCCATAAAAATCAGGTGGTTTTTCCTTATCAGGATAGACCCGTTCCACTTGATACCCTGATTTTACCGAATATTTTCCACTGTTAGTGAAATGTCATCCATTCCTGTCATCCATCTGATTTCTACTTAATGGAATGCTTTCAATGATTTTTACATCATTGGGATCCACCAAAGCCCTAATTGCCTCAAGGTTCCAAGTTCGGGACTCCCAGTTAATGAAAGAATCCACTGTGAGGTCCGGGTTACTGTTTTGAAGGTTTGGTTTGCTGGTCTCGGGCGAGTGGTTGGGATCCACGGATCATGCCATACCGAAATAGATGAACCTGTTCCCATCCTTTTAATTAGTCATTTACAAACCAGAGATCTAGCAGATATAATACTTCTCCAGCCATATGACGGAGAGTAAGATCGGATCGGCTCTAGGGGTGAAGCATTCCTATAATACCATCCTTTAAAGACTCTAGATAAAGGAGTATTTTGCTTATCAATCAGCCTCCACAATTGCTTTCCAAGCATTGCCGTGTTAAAATCCATCAGATCCTTAAAACCTAGTCCACCATTGTCTTTAGACACACATAACTTATCCCAAGATTTCCAATGCATGCCTTTTGTGCTCCCTCCTGGACTCCACCAAAACTGAGCTACTGCACACGTTAGCTTTTTTACTGTAGTTTTTGGCAATCGATAAACCGACATCACATGGTTTGGTAAGGCCGTAACCACTGATTTAATAATCACCTCTTTTCCTCCTTTAGTAAAGAATCGAAAGGTCCATCCATTGACCCTATTATTCAAGCGATCTTGAACAAAACCAAACACTTGTACCTTAGATCCCCCAAGGCTTTCCGGCAACCCTAAATAAGATCCCATGCCTCCTAAGTTCTGGATACCCAAAATATCCCTCAATTCTTGACGACTGGATTCTTCGATCTTAGGTCCAAATTGAATTGAGGACTTCTGAAAATTAATTTGTTTCCCTGAAACAGCCTCGTACTCTTTTAGAATCCTGAGAATGGTCTGACACTCTTCTTTATTTGCCTTACAGAAGAAGAGACTATCGTCAGCAAATAAAAAATGAGAAACTGCTGGACACGCCCTTGCTACCTTCATACCAGTTAATTGTTTCTCTCTCTCCGCCTTCTTAATATTCACAATTAAAGCCTCAGTACACATGATAAATAAATAAGAAGACAAAGGGTCCCCTTGCCGTAGGCCCCGCTGGGGAATTATTAGACCTCGCGGCTGACCATTGAGAAGTACCCTATATTGAACCGAAGATATACATCTCACCAATAAATTTATCCAACGAGGATCGAAACCCATTTTGTGAAGAAGGGCCTCAATAAAACTCCATTCAATTCTATCATATGTCTTACTCATATCCGTTTTGATCGCCATAAACTTGTTCTGACATGACTTATTGGTTCTCAGTCCGTGAAACATTTCCTGCGCTATAAGAATATTATCCGATATTAACCTTTCTTCCACAAACGCCGATTGTGTCTCAGATATTTGTCGTGGGAGACAAATCTTTAGTCGTTGACACAGAACTTTTGAGATAATCTTGTAACCCACATTACATAGGCTTATCGGCCGTAGTTCCGTCATCCGCGTCGGTCTCTCTATTTTCGGAATCATGCAAATATTAGTAATATTTACCGTGGAACCAATTCTCATGTATCCAAAAAATTATTCACCATCTCTACCACATCTTTCTTAATAACATGCCAGGAATGTTGAAAAAAAAAGGCTGTCATTCCGTCTGGACCTGGCGCTATCTCCGGGTGCATCATGAATAAAGCCTGCCGAACCTCTTCCTCTGTTGTTGTTCTCAATAGAACTTGATTCATATTGGGGGAAATAGACGGTACTATCTCCTCCAAAAAATTATGAAAGTCCGTTGGAGTGGTGGTACTAAAGAGACCATCAAAATAATCCACCGCCACCTTCTCAATTCCATTCTCCTCTGTTATCCAATTACCTAATTCATCATGAAGTCCCACTATTTTATTGCGGATCCTACGCTGCTTTGTTAGGGCATGGTAAAACTTAGTATTGAGATCCCCAGATGAATGTCATATATTCCTACTTTTCTGGTGCCAATATTCCTCTTCATCCTTATAAGCCTCTTGTAACTTCTTGGAAACCTAGAGAATGTCCTTTTGTGATCTACTGTTATCTGATTGAACCTCCTCAAGTTCATGTTGAAGATCTTTAATTTTATCCTTTCCATATGGTTGATTGTCTTTTCGCCATGATGAAATTTCATGACGACAATTATTAATTTTGGTAACAAAATCCTCTGTTTGTCCTTCCTGGTTTTCTGTCCAACCTGCCACAATTGATTCCATAAGCCCTCCCTGTCCAACCCACCACTTATCAAACCGAAATTGTCCTTTCTTTTTCCTTAATACAGTATCCTCCAAAAAAGCTACCACAGGACGATGATCTGACCCCACCATCCTCATATATTCTGTGTAAGAACATGGGAACAGCGTATGTCATTCCTCATTTGCCAAAGCCCGATCCAGTCTACATCTGATCATCACCGCTCCTTTTCCTTTACCTCTCCTTCCTTGCCATGACCATTTATTCCCTCGAGCCGGAAATTATAATAAACCATTATTCCTTATCATATTGTTGAAAGGAATGAAAGAAGTTGCGCATCGTATGGATCCCCCGTCCTTTTCATGATTTCCAGTAATCTCATTTAAATCTCCAATAATAAACCAAGGCTCGGATCAAGATAATCCATACCGAGTTAGTCGCTCCCAAACCTGTTCTCTTAATTTTTTTACCGGTTCCCCATAGACAAACGTTAGAAAAACTTGTTTTCCATTGACCACCGCCTCAATATCTATCATTCTGTTGCTAGAATATAAAATTTTAGCCTGATACTCATTATTATAAAATAGGGCTAAACCACCGCTCCTCCCATTAAGATCCACAGTAACCAAACTATCATACCCAAAGTGTGATTTATACCTTTGTACAAAATCGAAATCATGTTTCATTTCAGATAAAAATAAAAAATCCGGTTTATGTTTATGCCATATCTCCCGAAGATAACTTGTTGTCCAATGACTTCCAAATCCCCTACGATTCCAGCTAAATATTTTCATATATTTATAAAATATTTATAATGCTCCTGCGAGCCAGAACGTACAGGTTTAATGATACCTGCTACCGTTGTAACCTCAAAGGCCCAGTGCCACCAAATCAGAACTGTAATCAAAAGTTCACCGAGACTAGGTAAGATAACACTCCACCATCTTCTCTCAGCATGCTGATAATAATCCCCGTACTCATTTTTTCCAAAGAGCTGCCAGACTCGAATGGATCTCATGATCTTCATTTCAATTACCAGGATAAGATTCAATTTATAATCTAATAGCCATAATTTCCCAATTCCCCAAATGTGACCAACCAAAACACGTATTGCTAATAGTATTACACAAAGCCAACCATAGGAAGACGTCTTATGTATAAACTTCAAGTTTCATTTCTATTAGCCAGTACCACATCCCAGATTCCAAATTATTACCAACGAGAAAATCGTTTAATTGTCTCCAATTGCCTAATAATACACTTAGAGCCAGCATATATACATACCACATTTGTGTATAACTTCGAACAACAAAATCTATAATCACAACGCCAAAATATGACCTGATCTTTCCCGCCTTCCACCAAATAAAGACCAAAAGCAGCCACTGCAACCACAGTACCAAAGAAAACCACGTACGCCGTCGGATGTATATACTCGATAGAGCCAATCCGCACCCTAAATAACACCCAGCCAAGTCCATTGTGTTCCCAGTCAAGAAACAGAGAACATTACATAATGTAATCCAGAACCTACTATAACACCAATAACCTGCATCAAAAAAAATATAAAGAGTAACTGTGATCATTATCTCTACCCGTTTGCTCCTTCTGATGCAGAGCGCTCCTTCTCCACCTATAACCATGATCCAACACCACTAGAAGTAACCAAATAGAAACCATAATGTGCCTAGGTCCAACACCAGGAGCCGTCATCAATTCCCACGTCAAGAACCATAAGAGTACAACCACAAAACCAGACTCTATAGACATACACCACCAACAACATGAATCACCATTTTTATTCCATTCCTTAACAGAAACCAATAACAAAGACACGAGAAACAAAAACCCCAGACCCTTAGAACCAAATAAAACACAAATGCTCATAAAGCTTATTGAAAAATTTCTTAATGAAACCCAACCGATTCGAAACCAAATCCTCCAAGCCCCAGAAAGATCAGATCGACGGCTATAATGTCCAATTTCCTTGATAAATAAAAAGATCCAAATCGAGACTTCAAAATCAGATCCATTACCTTCAGAGATCTGCGATTTCGTAATGATGATCGAAATCAGGCCCCAATCATCCATAATCCTTAGTTTCCTTAAATTCCCGAGAATCCCTTCTCCCGTGCCCACAATATCTAGATCCAATCTCCGGTGCCTTTCACCATGATCTGGAGACAATCTCCGGTGCCTTTCACCGTGATTGTCGTAATAAGCCTTGTCCCCTCCATCGCATTCATCTTTGCCAATACCAGGATCCCACCTTCGCAAAATCATCTAGAAAACCTAAATTTCTATTGTAATTATATTATAATTAGGGAAGATTTAGAGAAATACACTAATATTAATTTACAATAATATGATATTGTTGTAAAAGAATGGAATTTGTCTTTGTATTATTAATGAGTAATAGAGGTTCCTTATATAAGGATTACAAAGTATAGGAAAAAAAAATTATCCAAAACCTAATACAACATGAAATAGGAAAAGATCTAAAACAGATAAATGGAAAACGTCCTAAGACTAAAGTCGGCCGTCTCTCTCTCCTCTTGGGCCGCCGACTCTCTCTCCTCTTGGGCCACGGTTTGGCCTTGTATTGGTCATGGTTATGGGTCATCCACATAATGATTTATAACACTCCCCCTTGGATGCCATAACCATATGGGTTTGTATCATGCACGACGTTGCCTCATTAAAACCTCTCTAGGAAAACCAAAAACCCAAGGTGAGAAAAAATGGAAACCGTAGACAGGAAAAAGAGTACAACACATGACACTCCCCCTGATGAAGGCATCACTGAAGATCCTTCAACCGGCACATTCCTATCTGATGAACCAGCTTCCTGAACGTTGAGGTCGGCAGAGACTTAGTGAACAGATCGGCCGAATTGTCACTGGACCGAACCTGAACCACTTCAACTTCTTTAGCCTTCTGCAGGTCGTGGGTGAAGAAGAACTTAGGCAAGGTATGTTTTGTTCTATCTCCCTTAACGTATCCATCTTTGAGCTGAGCTATAAAAGCTGCATTGTCCTCATAGATGATCGTTGGTTCTTCCTTTTCTTTTCCCACGGCCAAGCCACTTTCCCTTAGGATATGGCCGGTCATGTTCCTCAACCATACAAGCTCTCGGCTTGCTTCATACATGGCTATGATCTCGGCATGATTAGATGATGTTGCCACTAAGGTTTGTTTTGTGGACCGCCAACTTACTGCAGCCCCACTGTGTATAAACACATAACCTGTCTGAGATCTAGCATTGTGTGGGTCAGATAAGTACCCAGCATCTACATATCCGGCCATGTTCTCTCTTGGCCGATCGGTATAGAACAATCCGAGGTCGGTTGTTCCTTGCAGATATCTGAACAGATGTTTTATTCCGTTCCAGTGCCTAAGTGTCGGACATGAACTGAATCTAGACAGTAAANNNNNNNNNNNNNNNNNNNNNNNNNNNNNNNNNNNNNNNNNNNNNNNNNNNNNNNNNNNNNNNNNNNNNNNNNNNNNNNNNNNNNNNNNNNNNNNNNNNNNNNNNNNNNNNNNNNNNNNNNNNNNNNNNNNNNNNNNNNNNNNNNNNNNNNNNNNNNNNNNNNNNNNNNNNNNNNNNNNNNNNNNNNNNNNNNNNNNNNNNNNNNNNNNNNNNNNNNNNNNNNNNNNNNNNNNNNNNNNNNNNNNNNNNNNNNNNNNNNNNNNNNNNNNNNNNNNNNNNNNNNNNNNNNNNNNNNNNNNNNNNNNNNNNNNNNNNNNNNNNNNNNNNNNNNNNNNNNNNNNNNNNNNNNNNNNNNNNNNNNNNNNNNNNNNNNNNNNNNNNNNNNNNNNNNNNNNNNNNNNNNNNNNNNNNNNNNNNNNNNNNNNNNNNNNNNNNNNNNNNNNNNNNNNNNNNNNNNNNNNNNNNNNNNNNNNNNNNNNNNNNNNNNNNNNNNNNNNNNNNNNNNNNNNNNNNNNNNNNNNNNNNNNNNNNNNNNNNNNNNNNNNNNNNNNNNNNNNNNNNNNNNNNNNNNNNNNNNNNNNNNNNNNNNNNNNNNNNNNNNNNNNNNNNNNNNNNNNNNNNNNNNNNNNNNNNNNNNNNNNNNNNNNNNNNNNNNNNNNNNNNNNNNNNNNNNNNNNNNNNNNNNNNNNNNNNNNNNNNNNNNNNNNNNNNNNNNNNNNNNNNNNNNNNNNNNNNNNNNNNNNNNNNNNNNNNNNNNNNNNNNNNNNNNNNNNNNNNNNNNNNNNNNNNNNNNNNNNNNNNNNNNNNNNNNNNNNNNNNNNNNNNNNNNNNNNNNNNNNNNNNNNNNNNNNNNNNNNNNNNNNNNNNNNNNNNNNNNNNNNNNNNNNNNNNNNNNNNNNNNNNNNNNNNNNNNNNNNNNNNNNNNNNNNNNNNNNNNNNNNNNNNNNNNNNNNNNNNNNNNNNNNNNNNNNNNNNNNNNNNNNNNNNNNNNNNNNNNNNNNNNNNNNNNNNNNNNNNNNNNNNNNNNNNNNNNNNNNNNNNNNNNNNNNNNNNNNNNNNNNNNNNNNNNNNNNNNNNNNNNNNNNNNNNNNNNNNNNNNNNNNNNNNNNNNNNNNNNNNNNNNNNNNNNNNNNNNNNNNNNNNNNNNNNNNNNNNNNNNNNNNNNNNNNNNNNNNNNNNNNNNNNNNNNNNNNNNNNNNNNNNNNNNNNNNNNNNNNNNNNNNNNNNNNNNNNNNNNNNNNNNNNNNNNNNNNNNNNNNNNNNNNNNNNNNNNNNNNNNNNNNNNNNNNNNNNNNNNNNNNNNNNNNNNNNNNNNNNNNNNNNNNNNNNNNNNNNNNNNNNNNNNNNNNNNNNNNNNNNNNNNNNNNNNNNNNNNNNNNNNNNNNNNNNNNNNNNNNNNNNNNNNNNNNNNNNNNNNNNNNNNNNNNNNNNNNNNNNNNNNNNNNNNNNNNNNNNNNNNNNNNNNNNNNNNNNNNNNNNNNNNNNNNNNNNNNNNNNNNNNNNNNNNNNNNNNNNNNNNNNNNNNNNNNNNNNNNNNNNNNNNNNNNNNNNNNNNNNNNNNNNNNNNNNNNNNNNNNNNNNNNNNNNNNNNNNNNNNNNNNNNNNNNNNNNNNNNNNNNNNNNNNNNNNNNNNNNNNNNNNNNNNNNNNNNNNNNNNNNNNNNNNNNNNNNNNNNNNNNNNNNNNNNNNNNNNNNNNNNNNNNNNNNNNNNNNNNNNNNNNNNNNNNNNNNNNNNNNNNNNNNNNNNNNNNNNNNNNNNNNNNNNNNNNNNNNNNNNNNNNNNNNNNNNNNNNNNNNNNNNNNNNNNNNNNNNNNNNNNNNNNNNNNNNNNNNNNNNNNNNNNNNNNNNNNNNNNNNNNNNNNNNNNNNNNNNNNNNNNNNNNNNNNNNNNNNNNNNNNNNNNNNNNNNNNNNNNNNNNNNNNNNNNNNNNNNNNNNNNNNNNNNNNNNNNNNNNNNNNNNNNNNNNNNNNNNNNNNNNNNNNNNNNNNNNNNNNNNNNNNNNNNNNNNNNNNNNNNNNNNNNNNNNNNNNNNNNNNNNNNNNNNNNNNNNNNNNNNNNNNNNNNNNNNNNNNNNNNNNNNNNNNNNNNNNNNNNNNNNNNNNNNNNNNNNNNNNNNNNNNNNNNNNNNNNNNNNNNNNNNNNNNNNNNNNNNNNNNNNNNNNNNNNNNNNNNNNNNNNNNNNNNNNNNNNNNNNNNNNNNNNNNNNNNNNNNNNNNNNNNNNNNNNNNNNNNNNNNNNNNNNNNNNNNNNNNNNNNNNNNNNNNNNNNNNNNNNNNNNNNNNNNNNNNNNNNNNNNNNNNNNNNNNNNNNNNNNNNNNNNNNNNNNNNNNNNNNNNNNNNNNNNNNNNNNNNNNNNNNNNNNNNNNNNNNNNNNNNNNNNNNNNNNNNNNNNNNNNNNNNNNNNNNNNNNNNNNNNNNNNNNNNNNNNNNNNNNNNNNNNNNNNNNNNNNNNNNNNNNNNNNNNNNNNNNNNNNNNNNNNNNNNNNNNNNNNNNNNNNNNNNNNNNNNNNNNNNNNNNNNNNNNNNNNNNNNNNNNNNNNNNNNNNNNNNNNNNNNNNNNNNNNNNNNNNNNNNNNNNNNNNNNNNNNNNNNNNNNNNNNNNNNNNNNNNNNNNNNNNNNNNNNNNNNNNNNNNNNNNNNNNNNNNNNNNNNNNNNNNNNNNNNNNNNNNNNNNNNNNNNNNNNNNNNNNNNNNNNNNNNNNNNNNNNNNNNNNNNNNNNNNNNNNNNNNNNNNNNNNNNNNNNNNNNNNNNNNNNNNNNNNNNNNNNNNNNNNNNNNNNNNNNNNNNNNNNNNNNNNNNNNNNNNNNNNNNNNNNNNNNNNNNNNNNNNNNNNNNNNNNNNNNNNNNNNNNNNNNNNNNNNNNNNNNNNNNNNNNNNNNNNNNNNNNNNNNNNNNNNNNNNNNNNNNNNNNNNNNNNNNNNNNNNNNNNNNNNNNNNNNNNNNNNNNNNNNNNNNNNNNNNNNNNNNNNNNNNNNNNNNNNNNNNNNNNNNNNNNNNNNNNNNNNNNNNNNNNNNNNNNNNNNNNNNNNNNNNNNNNNNNNNNNNNNNNNNNNNNNNNNNNNNNNNNNNNNNNNNNNNNNNNNNNNNNNNNNNNNNNNNNNNNNNNNNNNNNNNNNNNNNNNNNNNNNNNNNNNNNNNNNNNNNNNNNNNNNNNNNNNNNNNNNNNNNNNNNNNNNNNNNNNNNNNNNNNNNNNNNNNNNNNNNNNNNNNNNNNNNNNNNNNNNNNNNNNNNNNNNNNNNNNNNNNTGTGATCATGTGGCCGCATGGTATAACAAGCTCGGCCACAAACTTGTCTTACGCATCTATGAAAAACAATCAATCTAATCGACCATGGAGCGGACAAACAAGCCACACGGCTATGTGGACAAGCAATAGGATCGGACGTGTAAAACTAAATTGACCATGGTGCGAACAATCCTAACATTTGATTCTACATGTACCAGGGAGATTAATGTCACACGGCCAGGTAAGTTTTAATTCAATCAGATTCGGATTCATATGTTTTCTACATGCTGGTCGATTTCATTAATCAATGTGAATGCAATCCAATTCGAATTCATATGTATGCAAACAACCTTAGCAATTAGATTTATGAATTTAAGGTTTCAACTTTAAAACTAAGGCTGCCGGTTTAATTAAAGGTTTCAAGGCCTTTAGGATTCAAGTTCTAGATCAGATTACTTCAATCAATCTAACAATCCTAAAACCTCAGATCAATCAATTCAATCAATAAAAATCGAATTTTAGCTCTTTAGGGTTTAGGGTTTCGATTCCTAAATTAGGGTTTTCTCAAAATCAAATCAGGAACAATCAATTCAAGTTCTAATGGAATCGATTTCTATCTTTCTAGTTAGGAGATTGCCGATTTTAATCTTGTAGGTTTTAGGGTTTTGATCAAGATCAAAGTTTCCATATTTATGGATGAGGGTTTCTGATCAATCTAGGTTCTCAGATTAAGTTTATACCTCTGTTTTGTAGGGGTTTAGAACCGGACCACCTTTAGAGAGAGAGCAGGAACGGATGAACCTCCAATCGGGTCGCAGTCGGGGGCAAGCGCGAGCTGAGGACGATCGCCGGATGTCTCGGGTGCGATCGCGTCTCGGGTATGGATCGCGAGCTGGACGGTTCTTCTGAGCTGGAACGTGATCTGAGAACTCCTGGGATTCAAGAGGGATCAAGTGGGTTCTTGAATGAATTAAGAACAAGATTAGGGTTTAGGGTTTTTGGGTTGTGGTCGCCGGTTTTAGCTTTTAGGTTAGAGAGAGGTTTCGATTTGTCTCAGGGATCTAGAGACGATCGTGCTGATAACGTGTTGTAAAAGAATGGAGAATTTGTCTGTGTATTATTAATGAGTAATAGAGGTTCCTTATATAAAGATTACAAAGTATAGGAAAAAAGAAATTATCCAAAACCTAATACAACATGAAATAGGAAAAGATCTAAAACAGATAAATGGAAAACGTCCTAAGACTAAAGTCGGCCGTCTCTCTCTCCTCTTGGGCCGCCGACTCTCTCTCCTCTTGGGCCACGGTTTGGCCTTGTCTTGGTCATGGTTATGGGTCATCCACATAATAATTTATAACAGATATTAATAATTAGGGAAAATTTAGAGAAATACACTAATATGAGTTTTTAATTTGAAAAGTATACCATTATGTACTCAACATCATCTAAATCATTTTGATCAGTTGGGGAAGCCAATGATTTGATAAGATGAAGAATCATAATTGCATGGCTTCACAAACTCTGTCATCTCGTCATTACTAAAGAGCATCATAATATCGCCGTACACTTCAGTGCTCCGGTGAAGAATAAATATAACCAAAAAAATCTAATGGACACTCTTAATATTTAACAACATGTACGCTGCACATCATTGACATCAATATCAAATCTTTTATGCGTTTTCTCTCACATTTAGGTAGTACTTACTTGTCAGAAATGACTTGTACCAAAAATAAAAATAAAAAATCATAATATATTTCTTTTATAATATCCTTGCTATTTAAAATTTTAAATAGTAAAATTATATATTTATTTCTAAAAAATCTTTATCTTAAACATAAATTATTATAGTAATATTATTATTAGTTTCGAATTTATATTATAATTAATTGAATATCCAATTTGGATAAAAATGTCTTTTCACATTTAACAAAGTGTAGTTTTCAAAAAAAAAAAATGTGTATTTTCCAAATTTTAAACTATTTATAGGTTATTTTCCAAATTATCCTTAATAATTACAAAATCAATAAATTATTTTTAAAATATATTTACTTTAAAACAATTCTCAACAAATTATTTTACTATAAAATTAAAAATATTAAACAATATTATGTATAAATTAGTGAAAGTTAATATTACATTATTATCCTTAATAAATATCTAAAATTCAAATATTTATAATTTTACAAATAAAAAAAAATCATTATGTTTTATATAATCTTTATATTTTAATAAGATAACTACAACTCATTAGTCCTATCTTTGACTTTTTGTAATGATTGTTGACAAAAAAAATGATAAATGTCATTTTCAATCAGGTTTTTCATCGAATTTATTTATTTTATATTTTTCTAGAAGACAAAAATGATTGTTA
It encodes:
- the LOC106314547 gene encoding uncharacterized protein LOC106314547; this encodes MILRRWDPGIGKDECDGGDKAYYDNHGERHRRLSPDHGERHRRLDLDIVGTGEGILGNLRKLRIMDDWGLISIIITKSQISEESGFVVVLLWFLTWELMTAPGVGPRHIMVSIWLLLVVLDHGYRWRRSALHQKEQTGCGLALSSIYIRRRTWFSLVLWLQWLLLVFIWWKAGKIRSYFGVVIIDFVVRSYTQMWYVYMLALSVLLGNWRQLNDFLVGNNLESGMWYWLIEMKLEVYT